Proteins encoded by one window of Simiduia curdlanivorans:
- a CDS encoding DUF1631 family protein, protein MADEAIAQSLAPEVTGQPVAPNMGRIPGFTSPVSHGPAQAPDPSLPTQQYQAGLVGAIRGLQNQLGVPHHGAPQGYAQQPMQGVPMQGAPSQGASPMQGQATQGAAVRQAVVYSNHQLVSALQNLQTQATAVTRQFMHADDGAVAPMQPAMIAQVERDLTQKLREQSEDGEVDGKDMHTIDLVGMLFEYMLSDDNLPDSVKALLSYLHTPFLKLAFIDKDFFEETEHPARLLLNNMAEAGTQWVSNDGSSQYEIYPKIKAIVSRVLEEFKNDVRLFAELLLEFSSYTKKIARRQELMERRATEKVQGEEKLREVKIRVNQEIRARTDGLELPSAVLLLLLQPWSDYLAFVLLRYGDESESWTRALTAVDDILWSILPKEASTDRARQMDLHDSLLDVIETGFETIGYDQAKGKKLIEALVSLQKMALQSKRVEAAPAPMRDKLETMAAEKAGHTDFGKDKATPEEERMVENLKMIEFGTWFELEGGKRLKVAWYNSKTLHYMLVDQMGKKVAMKSGLELAREMLSGAAKVIAGSTKPFFERALENIFHSLNSKAAEGDTANAE, encoded by the coding sequence GTGGCCGATGAAGCCATAGCGCAAAGCTTAGCGCCTGAGGTAACAGGGCAACCGGTAGCGCCAAATATGGGGCGCATCCCAGGCTTTACCTCGCCCGTGTCCCATGGCCCGGCGCAAGCGCCAGACCCAAGCTTACCGACCCAACAATATCAGGCTGGCTTAGTGGGGGCCATTCGCGGCCTGCAAAATCAATTGGGCGTGCCACACCATGGCGCCCCTCAAGGCTATGCGCAACAACCAATGCAGGGTGTTCCGATGCAGGGCGCTCCTTCGCAGGGCGCGAGCCCGATGCAAGGCCAAGCCACGCAGGGTGCAGCGGTGCGTCAGGCAGTAGTTTATTCAAACCATCAACTAGTCAGTGCGCTACAAAATTTACAGACGCAGGCCACCGCGGTTACCCGGCAGTTTATGCATGCCGACGACGGCGCCGTCGCACCTATGCAACCCGCTATGATTGCTCAGGTTGAGCGCGACCTGACGCAAAAGTTGCGCGAGCAAAGCGAAGATGGTGAAGTGGATGGCAAGGACATGCACACCATTGATTTGGTGGGCATGCTGTTTGAATACATGCTCTCCGATGACAACCTGCCCGATTCAGTTAAAGCGCTGTTGAGTTATTTGCATACGCCGTTTTTAAAGTTGGCATTTATCGACAAAGATTTTTTTGAAGAGACCGAGCATCCGGCGCGCTTGCTGTTAAACAATATGGCCGAGGCGGGTACACAGTGGGTATCAAATGACGGTAGCTCGCAATACGAAATCTACCCGAAAATTAAAGCCATTGTTTCGCGCGTCTTGGAAGAGTTTAAAAACGATGTGCGGCTGTTCGCCGAGTTGCTCTTAGAGTTTAGTTCTTACACCAAGAAAATTGCCCGTCGACAAGAATTGATGGAACGCCGCGCCACTGAAAAAGTGCAAGGCGAAGAAAAACTGCGCGAAGTTAAAATTCGCGTTAACCAAGAGATTCGGGCCCGCACCGACGGCTTGGAATTACCCTCGGCGGTGTTGTTATTATTGCTGCAGCCTTGGTCTGATTACTTGGCCTTTGTCCTGCTTCGCTACGGTGATGAGTCGGAAAGTTGGACTCGTGCACTCACGGCCGTTGACGACATTTTGTGGAGTATTTTGCCGAAGGAAGCCAGCACCGATCGCGCGCGGCAAATGGATTTGCACGACAGCTTGCTGGATGTCATTGAAACCGGTTTTGAAACCATTGGCTACGATCAAGCCAAGGGCAAGAAGTTGATTGAAGCCTTAGTTTCTCTGCAAAAAATGGCGCTGCAAAGTAAGCGCGTTGAAGCCGCCCCCGCGCCGATGCGCGACAAGCTGGAAACCATGGCGGCAGAAAAGGCCGGTCATACAGATTTCGGCAAGGATAAAGCCACGCCGGAAGAAGAGCGTATGGTAGAGAACTTGAAGATGATCGAATTCGGCACCTGGTTTGAACTCGAGGGCGGCAAGCGTCTGAAGGTGGCTTGGTATAACTCCAAAACCCTGCATTACATGCTGGTCGATCAGATGGGTAAAAAGGTTGCTATGAAGTCGGGCTTAGAGTTGGCGCGCGAAATGCTGAGTGGCGCCGCCAAGGTTATTGCTGGCTCGACTAAACCTTTCTTTGAGCGCGCCTTGGAAAATATTTTTCATAGTCTAAATTCGAAAGCTGCTGAGGGCGACACAGCGAATGCAGAATAA
- a CDS encoding PilZ domain-containing protein, which yields MQNNKRHLTRHELNASIDVWDAQSDEHLGRLANIHAQGLMLLSDSALVEEKLYSLRLTLPQSLVDTGELMLAVDCLWVKSSEVEDESRHWAGCQIIDVSNEGLAVIELILSRLRRS from the coding sequence ATGCAGAATAATAAGCGGCATCTCACTCGGCATGAACTGAATGCCAGCATTGATGTCTGGGATGCTCAGTCCGATGAGCATCTTGGCCGCTTAGCCAATATTCACGCCCAAGGGCTGATGTTGTTATCCGATTCAGCGCTGGTGGAAGAAAAGCTTTATTCACTGCGACTTACCTTGCCGCAAAGCCTGGTGGATACGGGTGAGCTTATGCTGGCTGTAGATTGTCTCTGGGTCAAATCGTCCGAGGTCGAGGATGAGTCGCGGCACTGGGCCGGCTGTCAAATCATCGACGTGTCTAATGAAGGCTTGGCGGTGATCGAATTAATTCTTAGCCGATTGCGCCGCTCATAA
- a CDS encoding CPBP family intramembrane glutamic endopeptidase yields the protein MKFKARWLEMLVLFALVPLAGLGAQHYLHTFLLPTLIAIAVLCLWLILQDPGFKRFRLVNGANLSKALWRRRPAFIAGLCVSGILFFSFSDTRWFHLPTQETERWLVLLVVYPLCSVIPQELIYRTFFFHRYKKIIPKKRTRAWLSAIFFAWAHVIYGNWIAVGVAFGGGLLFAFTYAKSRSTLACVIEHSIWGLWLFSFGLGQYIDSGRL from the coding sequence GTGAAGTTCAAAGCTCGCTGGCTGGAGATGTTGGTGCTATTTGCGCTAGTCCCGCTAGCGGGGCTTGGCGCGCAACATTATCTACACACTTTTCTACTACCAACCTTAATCGCCATCGCGGTGCTGTGCCTGTGGTTGATTTTACAAGACCCGGGTTTTAAACGCTTTCGGCTGGTTAATGGTGCCAACCTAAGCAAGGCTTTGTGGCGCAGGCGACCAGCATTTATTGCGGGCTTATGTGTAAGCGGTATTTTATTCTTCAGTTTTTCCGATACCCGCTGGTTTCACTTGCCAACACAAGAAACCGAGCGCTGGTTAGTGCTGCTCGTCGTTTACCCGCTCTGCTCAGTGATTCCACAAGAGCTTATATACCGCACCTTTTTTTTCCATCGCTACAAAAAAATCATCCCAAAAAAAAGAACCAGGGCTTGGCTCTCAGCCATTTTTTTCGCCTGGGCACACGTTATTTATGGCAATTGGATAGCGGTCGGGGTGGCATTCGGCGGCGGCTTACTCTTTGCCTTTACCTATGCAAAGAGTCGCTCAACATTGGCCTGTGTTATCGAACACAGTATTTGGGGCTTATGGCTATTCAGTTTTGGCTTGGGGCAGTATATCGACAGCGGCCGGTTATGA
- the hemL gene encoding glutamate-1-semialdehyde 2,1-aminomutase, giving the protein MSRSESLFQQAQKVIPGGVNSPVRAFRAVGGTPIFFESAKGAYLIDADGKRYIDYVQSWGPMILGHAHPEVLEAVIERAKSGLSFGAPTALETELAEKVCALVPGMDLVRFVNSGTEATMSAIRLARGFTGRDKIVKFEGCYHGHSDSLLVKAGSGALTMGVPSSPGVPAALADHTLTLTYNDIAGLKKVFAEMGHQIACIIVEPVAGNMNCVPPVTGFLESLRQVCDESGALLIMDEVMTGFRVSHTGAQGHYGVTGDLITLGKVIGGGMPVGAFGGRREVMEKIAPLGPVYQAGTLSGNPVAMAAGIKNLELISKPNFYPPIVERTSALVTGLQAAADAANIPFTTNHVGTMFGFFFTKEKKVENFAQVMACDNDRFNRFYHGMLAEGIYLAPASYEAGFMSAAHTDADIDATIEAAKRVFASL; this is encoded by the coding sequence ATGAGCCGCTCCGAATCACTCTTTCAACAAGCCCAAAAAGTTATTCCAGGCGGCGTTAATTCTCCCGTGCGCGCGTTTCGCGCCGTAGGCGGTACGCCGATTTTTTTTGAAAGCGCCAAGGGTGCTTACCTGATCGACGCCGATGGAAAACGCTATATCGACTATGTGCAATCATGGGGCCCCATGATTTTGGGCCACGCGCACCCAGAGGTATTGGAAGCCGTGATCGAGCGGGCAAAATCTGGCTTGAGTTTCGGCGCCCCCACGGCGCTGGAAACCGAGCTGGCTGAAAAAGTCTGCGCCCTAGTGCCAGGCATGGATCTGGTGCGCTTCGTCAACTCTGGCACCGAGGCCACCATGAGCGCCATTCGTCTCGCTCGCGGTTTCACCGGGCGCGACAAGATCGTCAAATTTGAAGGCTGTTACCACGGTCACTCAGACTCACTACTGGTGAAAGCCGGCTCGGGCGCGCTCACCATGGGAGTACCCAGTTCCCCAGGCGTGCCAGCGGCACTGGCCGACCACACGCTAACACTTACCTACAACGACATTGCCGGGCTCAAAAAAGTCTTTGCCGAAATGGGTCATCAAATTGCCTGTATTATTGTCGAGCCGGTGGCCGGCAACATGAATTGTGTACCACCAGTAACTGGTTTTCTGGAGAGTCTGCGTCAAGTTTGCGATGAGTCTGGCGCGTTGTTAATTATGGACGAAGTGATGACCGGCTTTCGAGTCAGTCACACAGGGGCACAGGGCCACTATGGCGTCACCGGTGATTTAATCACGCTGGGCAAAGTCATCGGGGGTGGTATGCCGGTAGGCGCTTTCGGCGGCCGGCGCGAAGTGATGGAAAAAATTGCACCTTTAGGGCCGGTTTACCAAGCTGGCACCCTATCGGGTAACCCCGTCGCCATGGCGGCCGGAATAAAAAATTTGGAGCTCATCTCTAAGCCCAATTTTTACCCGCCCATTGTCGAGCGCACAAGCGCTTTGGTAACCGGCCTGCAAGCGGCGGCTGACGCCGCTAACATTCCCTTCACCACCAATCACGTGGGCACCATGTTCGGCTTTTTCTTTACCAAGGAAAAGAAAGTCGAAAATTTTGCCCAGGTCATGGCCTGTGACAACGATCGCTTTAATCGCTTCTACCATGGCATGTTAGCTGAGGGCATTTATCTCGCGCCCGCCTCCTACGAGGCTGGCTTTATGTCGGCAGCGCACACGGATGCTGACATCGACGCGACCATAGAGGCTGCCAAACGCGTTTTTGCGAGCCTTTAA
- the thiE gene encoding thiamine phosphate synthase — protein MRHELTGLYAITPEGDTKTLLKQCKAALAGGCRLLQYRDKISSPRDQLRRASLLRQLCDDYDGKLFINDNLELAATVTADGVHLGQSDTPLAQARRLLGPKSIIGITCHGSLALAQAANAGGADYLAFGRFFSSNTKPTAIAAELNVLTRARTQFDKPLVAIGGINLDNARQVISAGAHMIAICGALFEQANIEQTARQFCRLFELSTEHGISP, from the coding sequence TTGCGCCATGAATTAACGGGTCTCTATGCCATTACCCCTGAAGGCGATACCAAAACCCTGCTGAAACAATGCAAGGCCGCCCTAGCAGGCGGCTGTAGGTTGTTACAATATCGCGACAAAATCTCCTCGCCTCGAGATCAGCTAAGGCGCGCCTCGCTTTTGCGCCAATTATGCGATGACTACGACGGCAAGCTTTTTATCAACGATAATCTAGAACTCGCAGCGACAGTGACTGCCGATGGCGTCCACTTGGGTCAAAGCGATACGCCGCTGGCGCAAGCCCGCCGCTTACTCGGGCCAAAGTCAATCATCGGCATCACCTGTCACGGCAGCCTAGCGCTAGCCCAGGCAGCCAACGCGGGCGGCGCCGACTACCTCGCCTTCGGTCGCTTTTTTAGTTCCAACACTAAGCCCACGGCCATAGCCGCCGAACTCAACGTGCTCACCCGAGCGCGCACTCAGTTCGATAAACCCCTGGTGGCCATAGGCGGCATTAATCTGGATAATGCCCGGCAAGTTATTAGCGCCGGCGCCCACATGATCGCCATCTGCGGCGCACTGTTTGAGCAAGCCAACATCGAACAAACTGCGCGGCAATTTTGCCGCTTATTTGAACTATCAACTGAACACGGGATATCGCCATGA
- a CDS encoding bifunctional hydroxymethylpyrimidine kinase/phosphomethylpyrimidine kinase, with translation MDSPETPVILTFSPHDPTGCGGQSADIETAVSLGCHAATVITALAARDTREIKELQAVDAALIIEQARALLEDMPVTAIKIGELSSVSHCEAIHSILLDYPQIKVVIDASAQSAGVHRHGILQALQTLLLPQTTLLCARQSDLQQLAPGGDTTDAKAQLLLDFGCKSLLVSRCRQSRQASVNKLYLPHTEHKEFELQGSGNKLEGIMGASATLATAAAAYLAHGCLLTDACHQAQQFAWQSVQHARRVGMGKLVPNRLFWATEKAQKKSYKH, from the coding sequence ATGGATTCACCTGAAACCCCCGTCATTCTCACCTTCAGCCCACACGACCCCACCGGTTGCGGCGGCCAGAGCGCCGATATTGAGACAGCCGTTAGCCTTGGCTGCCACGCCGCTACCGTTATTACGGCACTTGCTGCGAGAGATACTCGCGAGATTAAAGAGCTGCAGGCGGTAGACGCGGCGCTGATCATCGAGCAAGCGCGGGCACTGCTCGAAGACATGCCAGTCACCGCAATAAAAATTGGCGAGTTAAGCAGTGTCAGCCATTGCGAAGCGATACACAGTATCCTGCTCGACTATCCCCAGATCAAAGTGGTTATCGATGCCAGTGCTCAATCCGCCGGCGTACATCGGCACGGTATTCTGCAGGCCCTACAGACCTTGCTGCTGCCACAAACCACCCTGCTGTGCGCGCGGCAAAGCGATTTACAGCAGCTCGCGCCCGGCGGCGACACCACCGATGCGAAAGCGCAATTACTGCTGGATTTTGGCTGTAAGTCACTGCTTGTATCCCGCTGCCGGCAGAGCCGACAGGCCAGTGTCAACAAGCTCTACCTACCACACACCGAGCACAAAGAGTTTGAGCTACAAGGCTCGGGCAACAAGCTCGAAGGTATCATGGGCGCGAGTGCCACACTGGCTACGGCCGCGGCCGCTTATTTAGCGCATGGCTGCCTGCTCACCGATGCCTGCCATCAAGCGCAGCAATTTGCTTGGCAATCGGTACAACACGCACGCCGAGTTGGCATGGGCAAGCTAGTGCCGAATCGACTTTTTTGGGCCACCGAAAAAGCGCAAAAAAAATCCTACAAGCACTGA
- the hemJ gene encoding protoporphyrinogen oxidase HemJ, with protein sequence MLWLKAFHIIAVICWFAALFYLPRLFIYHSLSEDQVSRDRFKLMEAKLYSVIAWPSMLVTLVLGLGLLHFNPSYYLSAGWMHAKLTLVLLCVAYHFACRHYMLQLREERCQKSHKFFRVFNEAPVFLLVPIVILVVVKPF encoded by the coding sequence ATGCTTTGGCTAAAAGCGTTTCATATCATCGCGGTCATCTGCTGGTTTGCCGCCCTGTTCTATTTGCCGCGTTTATTTATCTATCACAGCTTAAGTGAAGATCAAGTCAGCCGCGATAGATTCAAACTGATGGAGGCCAAGCTTTACTCTGTCATCGCCTGGCCCAGCATGTTGGTGACTCTGGTATTGGGCTTAGGTTTACTGCATTTCAACCCCAGCTATTATTTAAGTGCCGGCTGGATGCACGCGAAGTTAACCTTGGTATTATTGTGTGTGGCTTATCACTTCGCCTGTCGGCACTACATGCTGCAACTGCGCGAAGAAAGGTGCCAAAAAAGCCATAAATTTTTCAGGGTTTTTAACGAGGCGCCGGTGTTCTTATTGGTGCCCATTGTGATTCTGGTTGTTGTGAAGCCGTTCTAA
- a CDS encoding aldo/keto reductase: MQQVALTEQLHLSRIVYGWWRLMSWDMDTKAIEQRLEECLALGITSHDHADIYGDYLCEASFGKALKNRPDLRQKIQLISKCGIQLVSPQRPHHGRKNYDTTYAHIVASAEQSLKYLNTEFLDLLLIHRPDPLMDADDIARAFEHLKTSGKVGAFGVSNFSVSEFNLVQSRLSLPLVTNQIEVSVLHHASFHDGSLDQAQQLKRAPMAWSALAGGRLFSGNDAQARQVRQALEQTATDIGAASIDQIALAWLLKHPAHIMPIVGSQSLARIKAASDSLNVTLSRDQWYNIWEAAGGELP, encoded by the coding sequence ATGCAACAGGTCGCTTTAACGGAACAACTACACCTCTCGCGCATTGTTTACGGCTGGTGGCGACTCATGTCTTGGGATATGGATACCAAGGCCATCGAACAGCGCCTAGAAGAATGTTTAGCGTTAGGCATTACCAGCCACGATCACGCCGATATTTATGGTGACTATTTGTGCGAAGCGAGCTTCGGCAAAGCCTTAAAAAATAGACCGGACCTTCGGCAAAAAATTCAGCTCATTAGCAAGTGTGGCATCCAACTGGTAAGCCCGCAAAGGCCGCACCATGGGCGTAAAAACTACGACACGACCTACGCCCATATCGTCGCCAGCGCCGAGCAAAGTCTAAAATATCTAAACACTGAGTTTCTCGATCTATTGCTCATTCATCGCCCCGACCCGCTTATGGATGCCGATGACATAGCGCGGGCCTTCGAGCACTTAAAAACATCCGGTAAAGTGGGCGCCTTCGGGGTGTCAAATTTCAGTGTCAGTGAATTTAATTTAGTGCAGAGCCGGCTCAGCTTGCCCTTGGTAACAAACCAAATAGAAGTTTCGGTGCTGCACCACGCTAGTTTTCACGATGGCAGCTTAGATCAAGCTCAGCAACTCAAGCGCGCGCCTATGGCCTGGAGCGCCCTCGCCGGTGGCCGGTTGTTTAGCGGCAACGACGCCCAAGCAAGACAGGTGCGCCAAGCACTCGAGCAAACCGCTACCGATATCGGTGCGGCAAGTATTGATCAAATCGCGCTGGCGTGGCTGCTAAAACACCCCGCGCACATAATGCCCATTGTCGGCAGCCAATCTCTGGCACGCATTAAGGCCGCAAGCGACAGCCTTAACGTCACACTGTCACGGGATCAGTGGTACAACATCTGGGAAGCTGCTGGCGGCGAACTACCTTAA
- a CDS encoding chloride channel protein has product MSRRTIALIQNWLDNFRLRLAYSDALPQLTLLGLLSGLAAAGVIILFRIAIDEPLAWLLPHGNDDFESLDSFWHVALPVIGGTILAIMFHLLQSRYRAVGVTHVLDRLHSHQGHMSSRNLWAQFFGGLICLASGQSVGREGPAVHMGAASASIIGRWFRLPNNSMRTLVACGVAAAISASFNTPLAGVIFAMEVVLMEYTIIGFLPVILASVSGAMLSQIFFGQEIAFRIPAIQMNSLWELPYIAFGGLVIAFFASAFVQIIVKIVPLQKYPVALRLFIAGLVTGGAAYFVPDIMGIGYDTVDKAMQGSFAINTLLIIIFTKMTITGIVFGLGVPGGSIGPTLFIGACIGSVLGIIANAIYPELASQPAFYVLLGMGGMMAAVLNAPLAALLAMLELSASPSIIFPSMLMIVIACITSRLLISNNGLFQEVLAAQGKTVQRGMASQILSRVGIESVMDRDFINCDRRKYYDELRKLLERQTNWLLIDEIEGKKFLIKPADVAHYLEQAPIEELSLERKVDLLKIPAKRLQLTPIHSRANLYEAQLLLQQTGADALYVNRSGAPLLSSATGIVTKHAITSHYQL; this is encoded by the coding sequence ATGTCGCGCAGAACTATTGCTCTCATTCAAAATTGGCTCGACAATTTTCGCTTGCGCTTAGCCTATTCGGATGCGTTGCCACAACTCACGCTGTTAGGCTTGTTGAGTGGTTTGGCCGCTGCAGGGGTCATTATTTTATTCCGCATCGCCATCGACGAACCCTTAGCCTGGCTGCTGCCGCACGGCAACGATGACTTTGAAAGCCTAGACAGCTTCTGGCATGTTGCGCTGCCGGTCATAGGCGGCACAATTCTCGCGATTATGTTCCACCTGTTGCAATCGCGCTACCGCGCTGTCGGCGTCACACACGTGCTCGATCGACTGCACTCACATCAAGGCCACATGTCTTCGCGCAACCTATGGGCGCAATTTTTCGGTGGTTTAATCTGTCTCGCCTCCGGTCAGTCTGTGGGCCGGGAAGGCCCCGCCGTACACATGGGCGCGGCCAGTGCCAGCATCATCGGCCGCTGGTTTAGGCTGCCCAACAACAGCATGCGCACACTCGTTGCCTGCGGCGTGGCAGCGGCGATTTCCGCCTCCTTCAACACCCCCTTAGCCGGCGTTATTTTCGCCATGGAAGTGGTGCTGATGGAATACACCATCATCGGTTTTTTACCCGTTATTCTGGCCTCGGTTTCGGGTGCCATGTTAAGCCAAATATTTTTTGGTCAGGAAATTGCATTTCGCATCCCCGCTATTCAGATGAACAGTTTATGGGAGCTGCCCTACATCGCCTTTGGCGGATTAGTGATCGCTTTTTTTGCCTCAGCCTTTGTCCAAATCATTGTCAAAATTGTACCGCTACAAAAATACCCCGTCGCGTTGCGCCTTTTTATCGCGGGTTTAGTCACCGGCGGCGCGGCCTATTTCGTGCCCGACATCATGGGCATTGGCTACGATACGGTCGATAAGGCGATGCAGGGGAGCTTCGCCATTAACACCCTGTTAATCATTATTTTTACGAAGATGACCATCACCGGTATTGTATTCGGCCTGGGTGTTCCCGGTGGATCTATTGGCCCAACACTGTTTATTGGCGCCTGTATTGGCAGCGTGCTCGGCATCATCGCCAACGCTATTTATCCAGAACTCGCCTCGCAACCGGCATTTTACGTGCTGCTCGGCATGGGCGGCATGATGGCGGCGGTATTGAATGCACCACTGGCGGCGCTACTGGCAATGTTAGAATTAAGCGCTAGCCCAAGCATTATTTTCCCCAGCATGCTTATGATTGTGATCGCCTGCATTACCAGTCGCCTGCTAATTAGCAACAACGGTTTATTTCAAGAAGTGTTAGCGGCGCAAGGCAAGACTGTACAAAGAGGCATGGCCAGCCAAATTTTATCGCGCGTAGGAATTGAAAGCGTCATGGATCGAGATTTTATCAATTGCGATAGACGCAAATATTACGACGAACTGCGCAAGCTATTAGAGCGTCAAACCAACTGGCTACTGATCGATGAAATTGAAGGTAAAAAGTTTTTGATTAAACCGGCCGATGTCGCGCACTATCTAGAACAGGCGCCTATCGAAGAGCTGTCGCTGGAGCGCAAGGTCGATCTACTCAAAATTCCCGCGAAACGCTTGCAACTAACGCCCATTCATTCGCGCGCCAATTTATACGAAGCACAATTATTACTGCAACAAACCGGTGCAGACGCACTCTATGTGAACCGTAGCGGCGCGCCACTGCTTTCATCGGCAACCGGTATTGTGACCAAGCATGCCATCACCAGCCATTATCAACTTTAA
- the argC gene encoding N-acetyl-gamma-glutamyl-phosphate reductase, with protein MIKVGIVGGTGYTGVELLRLLANHPKAEVKIITSRAEENVPVAQLFPNLRGHYDLAFSAPDADALGECDVVFFATPHGVAQAMMPELMSRGTRVVDLSADFRIKDAALWSKWYGKEHGCPQLIGEAVYGLPEVNRHLIADAQLVACPGCYPTATQLGFIPLLENNLVDPSRLIANAASGTSGAGRQASIDALLSESSDSFKAYAAAGHRHLPEIEQGLRSVLSKDAGPLSLTFVPHLLPIVRGIHATLYATLRGKAGDLQALYEERYANEPFVDVMPAGSHPQTRSVKSSNMCRIAVCQPQQRDTVVVMSVIDNLTKGASGQAIQNMNIMFGFDETLGLNSPALLP; from the coding sequence GTGATTAAAGTAGGCATAGTCGGCGGTACCGGTTATACGGGCGTAGAGCTCCTGCGTTTGTTGGCCAATCACCCGAAAGCGGAAGTAAAGATTATTACCTCGCGCGCCGAGGAAAATGTACCCGTCGCGCAATTATTCCCCAACCTTCGCGGTCATTACGATTTAGCCTTTAGCGCACCAGATGCCGATGCCCTAGGTGAGTGCGATGTGGTTTTTTTCGCCACGCCGCACGGGGTGGCGCAAGCGATGATGCCGGAGTTGATGAGCAGAGGCACGCGCGTGGTCGACCTATCCGCTGACTTCCGCATTAAAGATGCGGCACTGTGGAGTAAATGGTATGGCAAGGAGCACGGTTGCCCCCAGCTGATTGGCGAGGCGGTTTATGGCTTGCCAGAGGTTAACCGGCATCTAATCGCCGATGCCCAGTTGGTGGCTTGCCCCGGCTGCTACCCCACGGCGACGCAGCTGGGTTTTATCCCGCTATTGGAAAATAATTTGGTTGACCCCTCGCGCTTAATTGCCAATGCGGCGAGTGGCACCAGTGGTGCGGGGCGCCAGGCCAGTATTGATGCTTTGCTATCTGAGTCTTCCGATAGTTTTAAAGCCTATGCTGCCGCTGGTCATCGCCATCTGCCAGAAATAGAGCAGGGCTTGAGATCGGTACTTAGCAAAGACGCTGGGCCGTTAAGTTTGACGTTTGTGCCGCATCTTTTGCCCATTGTGCGCGGTATTCACGCAACACTCTATGCAACTTTGCGCGGCAAGGCGGGCGACTTACAGGCGCTGTACGAAGAGCGCTATGCTAATGAGCCCTTTGTCGATGTCATGCCGGCCGGCAGCCACCCGCAAACGCGGAGCGTCAAATCCTCCAATATGTGCCGCATTGCCGTATGCCAACCGCAGCAGCGTGATACGGTAGTGGTGATGTCAGTCATTGACAATCTCACTAAGGGCGCCTCGGGTCAGGCCATACAGAACATGAATATCATGTTTGGCTTTGATGAAACTCTGGGGCTTAACAGTCCAGCCTTGCTGCCCTAA
- a CDS encoding DUF6776 family protein produces MSSVKGSKQYRLEVKPYRPVYRFLIRLTVLLLVAGFVYAAHWYGKTQALSYQEQALEERDQFEAALQERQIEAETLRQEVANLRLGSKVDQAASEDVRNEVIALKAKIAELEEDIGFYRGLMSPSAESKGLTIGSLNVISTGVARHFNYKLVLQQLTSNHQLLTGSVTFTIVGRQGELPMRLALKDVSSSVNDINIRLGFKYFQNVEGELVLPEGFEPNSIEIVAKVRGSSSAAIEKKFGWLAEAPAN; encoded by the coding sequence ATGTCCTCAGTTAAGGGCAGTAAACAGTATCGTTTGGAAGTGAAACCCTATCGGCCTGTGTATCGGTTTTTGATACGGTTAACCGTGTTGCTGCTGGTTGCAGGTTTCGTTTATGCCGCGCATTGGTACGGTAAAACCCAGGCCTTGAGTTATCAGGAGCAGGCACTGGAAGAGCGCGACCAATTCGAGGCCGCACTACAAGAGCGACAAATCGAAGCGGAAACTTTGCGCCAAGAGGTTGCGAACTTGCGCTTGGGTTCAAAAGTGGATCAGGCGGCGAGCGAAGATGTGCGCAATGAAGTCATCGCACTGAAAGCAAAAATTGCGGAATTGGAAGAGGATATCGGTTTCTATCGCGGTTTGATGTCGCCCTCGGCCGAGAGTAAAGGCTTGACCATTGGCTCGCTGAATGTGATTTCAACCGGTGTTGCTCGGCACTTTAATTACAAGCTAGTGCTGCAGCAGTTAACCTCCAATCATCAGCTGTTGACGGGCTCTGTGACCTTTACCATTGTGGGGCGGCAGGGTGAATTGCCCATGCGCTTAGCGCTGAAGGACGTGTCTTCGAGCGTCAACGATATCAATATTCGGTTAGGGTTTAAGTACTTTCAAAATGTTGAGGGAGAACTAGTGTTGCCCGAAGGATTCGAGCCTAACAGTATCGAAATTGTTGCTAAGGTCCGTGGTAGTTCGTCCGCCGCGATTGAAAAGAAATTTGGCTGGCTGGCCGAAGCGCCAGCAAACTAA